Proteins from one Triticum aestivum cultivar Chinese Spring chromosome 7A, IWGSC CS RefSeq v2.1, whole genome shotgun sequence genomic window:
- the LOC123150344 gene encoding actin cytoskeleton-regulatory complex protein pan1: MPPERYAVQHLYIAPSCPVVAMGQSDGVAAAPKEPDLAPKLPWTAAAGSPGDQPPVSLHRPRRCTVPPLDARESPPPAPPHCATAGRARIPAARSRPAPPRPDKRKGNTVPAATARALLGDALRWRLKENGDEWWRSRHRLGFLPGRPRGSTRLVLKFLYIHFSPDGVSIVLINMMLSSIFMKEHGRAWFRLISAY; the protein is encoded by the exons ATGCCACCAGAGCGGTACGCTGTCCAGCACCTCTACATCGCTCCGTCGTGCCCCGTCGTAGCCATGGGACAGTCGGATGGGGTAGCCGCCGCCCCCAAGGAGCCAGATCTGGCGCCGAAGCTCCCATGGACAGCAGCGGCAGGTTCCCCGGGCGACCAGCCCCCCGTGTCTCTGCATCGTCCGCGCCGCTGCACTGTGCCACCGCTGGACGCACGCGAGTCtcctccgcccgcgccgccgcactgTGCCACCGCAGGTCGCGCGCGAATCCCTGCCGCCAGATCACGCCCTGCGCCGCCACGCCCGGACAAGAGGAAGGGAAACACCGTCCCTGCCGCCACCGCACGGGCTTTGCTCGGGGATGCCCTCAGGTGGCGGCTGAAGGAGAATGGGGATGAGTGGTGGAGGAGTCGACATCGGCTAGGGTTTCTCCCGGGCCGCCCGCGCGGGAGCACACGGCTTGTACTAAAATTTCTATACATACATTTTTCACCGGATGGAGTGAGTATTgttttg ATAAATATGATGTTATCATCTATATTTATGAAGGAACACGGACGCGCGTGGTTCAGGCTAATTAGCGCGTACTGA